CAATTTTCGCAATAGGctcaaacaattttagccatttcgggggggggggactaggCTATGACCTAGTTGGTCTATTTCGTAATAAAGCCCTTGTCGCCGCCTAGGGCGGccgattttaggggcggcaaatttcatcatgtcaaaatgaaaaaaaaagtattatctaGTGCAGTGACATGCAATAATGGATTAACCGGGAGTCCAGGCGAGGACTCTGTACTTCGGGTGGCAAATTCAAAAGCAGATCTAAGAGAGTCATGATGGAACTCTTGGTGAGAACAAAGGGACCCTTAAATTGCGGTTTTCAGGACCAAACAGTCTAAAATGACCGTTTTTTGGACTTAAAATAAACTCCGGTGCAAAATCGCCCTCCTTCTCCGTAGCCCAAAGTTGCCAAAGGTAGGATTATAATGTAGGAGGGTACAACTTACAACCTGAATCTCACATCCTTTTCGGTAACATCAgcttaaaattgcgattttataGCCTCAATTTCGATTGGAAGGGGTTTTGAACGCTCTCTCTTACCCTACCACATAGCCTagcatttcgtttttaaaacttcaacataGAATCAAATTCTAGGAACAAAGCCACCTCACCCTGTCCGTAATCCTAACGTCATCAGTGTTAGCCTAAAATGTGTTCATAGTTGTTTTTTATCGAAACATTTCCGGTGGTAGGTCCCAATACCTTCACCTAAAATTACTGCAGAAAATAGCCTAAAGTCCCGTCTTTACGATGTTGATTTCGAAACAAATCTGAAGAAAATACATATAATTTCCCCTCTTTTATCCTAACATACTCTTAAATTACGCTTTTAAAGCTGcaacttcgaaaaaaaattcttgtgagCAGACCATACCCCCATTTACCAAACGTCGCCGAATATGGTTTTAAGTCTCGTATTTAGAAACTTACGGCAGAATAGCCCAAGAACTCTTCCTTtcattctcatttcttaaaaatcatgTAAGTCAGATACAATCCAGTTATTTTTTCTCAGatcttttaacttttatttgagcgtaaaaaaaactcatttttgaatttttagtatACATTTGCTAAAAAATTTTGCTAGATAATTGCAGTTTTTGAAGAGAAATCATACGCTATTCTAAATATTGTACTACGAATAATAAAAAACGAATCTATTAGTAGTTAGtgattttatttcagttatttaataTGTACAAAACATTGTGATAGCAGAAAATTGAATATACGAAAAGGTTTTGACAGCATCTTCACTATTAGTTAAGGTGTTGTCATAATTCCAGTACTAattcagtcaagaaaaaaattttcaaacaaattacgttttttttttttttttgccaaaatctCGTCTACATGACCTGCATAATATTGTATTAGCAGTTTCATTCGAATCTGTCCAGTAGAGGTGGAGCTAAAAGTTTCTGAGTACTATCAGTTTAATTTTAACCATCctctaataataaataaaaatatttaaaaaaaagtcagactttaagtagaaatattgaagcagttaaaatcaaacagaaatcaaatttaaaaaaattcgttaTACGCGGTGGAAGTCTAGTTTGCGGTTAGGGaccctattgtttttttttttttttttttttttttttttttttgcagggaggcctaaaatttatagatccggaccgTGGAGAAAGGAACTAAAACTAAGTTAATTATCTTACTTCGttccttctattttttttccagtatacGCCTGTGCTAATGTAAAAATAAGGGGCGcaaacaataaacattaatgcacAATGAAATTCAGCATATACATATACATTCCACTTATTATAAGTTTTACTTTGAGAAAttagtaaaaagaaattttctgcaTTGATAAAACTACATGCGACCTGCGGCCGCCTACTGCTTTGGCCGCTCGCGTGCGGTGCACACCTGCTAGCAGGGGTGcctcgatgggaagtcactgtgacattccaaaaatgtccttatttggcaaattttgtcggatgatttggcaaaattatcatcattcggtgaaatttagagttccattctgcaaattgaagatttttgtcctcccgaaaatttaaatttggggcGTCTCTGCCTGCTAGAATCGGCACTGGCTACTATTACAGAAGAAGCTGAGCAGCTTTACTTGCAATAGAGAACTGCGATCAAAGCGCCTTCTCTCCGGACAAATACACAGGGTAGAGTTATAGGGGCCTTTACACAAGGAAGAGTAACATGACGAAGAGAAGGTGATACCACCCAGCACATCGGTGGGAATCGAACCTACGACCCCCTTATAAAATTTAATGCCACTCTAAAACTAAAACATCAACTTCGCATAACAAGACAATTGGGGTGCATTTGGAAACAAGGATCGGTCACCTCGGTGCCATCGCaggcgttcggaaacgcttgcggtggaaccggtgacgccACTCAGCCACGTTCGAAAACGCTGCGGtcgttttctggcggtcgacttggtagcaacctgtcgcACCGCAGTCAGGAAGCGGTTAGCAAGATCACAAACGTCATAAAGtgtgtgttggccaatccggtcgtgtttcatgttttgatcgtaacgcacgtgactttccAATctcgtcgtttgctgctgaactagaactaccgcggtgaAATCACGAGCATTCGGAAACATAACTGTTCTACCAggcttcctagagaaattccagatACGTCATAACTACACTGAACTAACCAcacggtgtaaccggtggattatttccgaacgcagccttgAAATCcagttaaaattaaacaaaaggggaaaatgATGAAACCGTATTCAAACAActgtaaacacaaaaaaaaaagatttctttttggaaGACTGCAGCTAACTCTAAGATGGACGTTTAACTTGCCTCTCTTGAattatttatgatattttctGAAATGAAGTAATTATTGtagagttttattttatgtacaaaaattaaattctagaAATATTATCGCAAAAAGATTCaaaattttgtattattatttatgtttaatgAATCAAAATGAGCTTTACGAATAGAGAAAATTATGCAAATTAAGCTTGACATCCCATAATGCTCAAACCTGCATCATCAAGAAGTTATTTATTTCTGTCTGCTGCTGCAACTCTTGGTCGTTGGTGGGAGCTCTCGGTGCGCCGTAGGTTGAGGACAGTGTCTTTAAGCCtctgtttttaattttgcagTGCTCCTTGTCCTTCCTAAAACGCCCAGCTTTTTAACGTTTTCAAGTATTTGATTTTAAAGTTGTTCCtaacattttttttcgaaaccctcGACCATTTCTGAAATTAATGGCACGTTTCTTGATTCGCAATCTCAGATATGGAGACATTCCTGAACTAATAAACCTACCTCGTTCTGAAGGCCGGGAAATGGGACTAGATCCGGAAATTCGAACATGGTTTGATGTCGACCCAAGAGGAATTTTCGTTGCTGAAAACACAGACGACGGACAAATTGCTGGCTGCTGCTGTGGTATAGCTCTTTCAGAGAATCATGGTTATATCGGAATGTACGTAGTCAAGCAGCAGCACAGAGGAATAGGGTTAGGTAGAATTTTATGGGACTCTGCAATTGCTCGTTTAGGAAACCGGAATATAAGTTTAAGCACTGCTGACAAAATGCTTCCGTTTTACAAAGAAAAAGCAGGGTTTGTACTGAACGCCGAATGGACTGTGGACTTATATTCGACGTTGACGCCAATTATGCCACATGATTCTGCAACATGTTCCGATCCCGCTCCATTAGCAGTTATGATAGATCCTGAAGGTCCATTAGTGCAATATATCATTCGTTATGACTCTTCGATTCATCAGTACGACCGTACCTCTATTGTACAATCAACCATTAAAGAGGAAGGGACTTTAACCTTGATGGCTCTTCGACGCTTCAGCGACGGACGTTTCGAAACAACAGGATACGCATGCATAAAACGAAGCATGCAAGGGCATTGGTTAATAGCCCCTGTGTATGCTGACGATTACGAAACTGCATATTCCTTAGTATATGGCTTAATGAACAGTTTAAGTGAAACCCAACGGCAAGAGGGAATAGTTACAAAGCTCATTAGCTCAAATTCCGAAGCATCCCAACTGTTTTCCAAATTTGGACTGCGGAGGTCTCAGTACCGGCTACATCGGCTCTTTACGAAGGAAGTCTTCAAAATCCCTGAAGGTAAAGTTTTTGCTCTTCAATCGTCAGTTTTCTGCACAGAGTAACTTTctgaactttaaattttaaattatgcacTTAACTTCCTCAttttatgaatattatttttaaaagaaaaatgcattagaAGGAACTCTCaactttttaaattcatatgCACATCAGAAGCGTTATTATTGGTGTTATCTGGccttaaatgtttttattgtacATGCACAATACCACTGTGTAAACTTCGCGTGATTCGTTAAACGGATGTTGACTTAAGGCCATGTTGACCGTAGATTTGAAGGATATTTTCTGAGGTTTTGAATTGTTTTAAACCATCTGATGTTAaaagtttaattatatttataatattCAATTTGTGCTTTAATATTCACTTTCTGTGTCTGTTATACTTCAATAAAGTTCTTTTAATGCACTTAATATCAGTTTAgttttcatattgtatttatttacacTTATGCCACGAAAATAAAATCCTATTCTAAGAAAGtgcgaaaatttcaaagtaatctGAATTGCAGAttgaaaagaaaacattatttcTGAGTATTTCATAGTTTTGTTTAGTTATCTCGTGTtttctcccggaaatttttctaGCCAGAAgtcgaaattttaaatgttctacTTAATTTCAATGGGTAAATAAATCATAAATACCAAGTTCTGTAATGTCTTGCCGTTGGCAAGcaattaatttgaaattcctttttaCGGAAAGAACACAAATTTAACTTGCTGCTCAAAGTTCTAGAtgcgtataaaaattaaatttctagcaTTGAACTGAAAGAATGTTTAATCGtgatatttattttcccttaagtataaattttcaagtttttcttgaAATAGAAATATTAAGTGCAGTTTGTATAAAATCataattcaaagaaatttttaagtgGTTTTAAAGACTGATTTATGCTCTTTGGTCGATTTCGTTGAAATGAACCACTTCAAAAGTTTAACAACACTAGAACCGAGAGACTTCTGGTGTACCTAGAACCACGGAgtgggtcattttgaccccagaTTGTAAATCAATAACATATACATAAGCGCTAATTTTGTtaacttaaattttttcaaaaagtaataatcgAAATACTAGACATTTAAATTTGTATAACGCCAAGAGAAATATACTTAATCttcaagaaattgttttaaatgtcAAACCCCTAAGTATAATAGTCTCAGGCAAAATATGGCGTGAATTCTCAAAGttcaatggggaaaaaaatatcttgttctATGTTTagactgaacatttatttttttatttatttttccaacagttgttTTGCAAATTACGCAACTGAATTTACTGAATGAGTTTAAAACAGTACTAACAGGAAATAATCAACGTTTTAAAGCACAGAAATAGATTACCGAATGCACGTGCTTCGGAATATCCAGGAATCCAATtttcaattcgaaattttgagcttttggatgtaaagacatctggTTGGCTTccccggatgtctttacatccaaaagctcacaacttTGAATGAAAAAGGGCTCCCAAtaaccccgaaacatgtgtaCACAgaaatctgtatatttgtgcttgAAAATGTTGGTTTTATTTCccgttacttctcggcacaaatgTACTTCTTGCACTGTTCTAAGTTTCATACATTTCGCAAATGAGGTATTCATATTTTGACAAATGGTACAGTTTCATTTTCACATCGAACTGTGGAATCAGATTCGTTTGCATTTAATCTGGTGTTTCCCTTTATTTCCCACGCTCTTTTGCCACTTTTGTCTCGTCGAGAGGGAAACCAATTGCgaattttcaaatagtttttgaATGAACTGCATCTTACTAATTTTTCAGCAACACTTTTGCCTAAAACCTCGACATTGACAGCAAAGTACAAAGTATTAAAAACGTTAGGGTTGATcctattttcatattttgatcaTTGCACAACATTGGCGTTATAAATTCATCAAATACCTGTATAagagtaataaaaaattaaaacgcgaaccattaattaaaatgaaagtaacatttttacttaaatttggcAGCTGGGCAAtttcatggtgtcggacgtaaaatatgaaaaaaaatttatcagttttaattccatttaccaaatacAAACTGatcaaaaatgattaaatttatttataagatAATTAATTCATCCCAATGAatgaaaaatcatgttagttttccAAAATAGtcctaaagtataaatttaaaaaaatttagaattggtgtcggacgtaagcacacaaatagtaaaattgatggttcacttaaattctgtgaattggcttacattttcattttaaaaacagcttAACTCTTAAGTATACGAATTATTATaagattgaagcatatttcagttgtcaaatgatattataaagaaaaaaattatttaaaaattattagctTGGTATCGGACGTAAATTGCTAATGTTggatgtaaactattgctcttaaatgtaaatgcAGAACAATGATTACAGTTGTAGGTATGTAAATTAAGTTTTTGCTGAAgcaaaatttaccaagtaaattcaaaagcACGGTCGGTTGGGGGAGGtgggtcatcccccccccccctaaaactgaaaaaagCATTAGGTTTTATgctttttacattgatcatgtcatggttcatcggTGAttggttttggaatttttttttttttgggggggggtcgtggaattttttttctaggtcagaatTTAGCCAAACTAcgcaaaaaatagtttgtttttttaagcaacattttttcagtgtttcccggttagcttttattttttataatcacGAAACCTTCATGTACAGTAACTAAAAGTGCATACTGCAACCAGAATTTTGAAATACTGTTTCAgtggaggggtcccacttaccccgtgaAATTTCGTTGTAAGAGTTCCATGCACTAAGGGGTAAGTGGTTCCCCCAGAACAGTGTAGATTTGAAAATCAATAGCAACTCTGTTGAAATATTTATTAGTGAAATATAAGAACTATGATTTAGTAGggattgatagttcagctacaaaactgctaaagctggtgattagttatttgagAAACTTATGTCAAAGAAAACCATTAAGATTTGTGGGACTAACGTGGATAATGATTCCTttgccaactttacatagacgcagtcatttactgttttcaatttctttttcaactaagTTTTGgctaatttgccaaaattgatcttaatcaactgtattatattcattcaacacacctttatataCAAAATTTGTTCTCATAAAGGGTACTACTTACCCCATTCAACCCCATATGTATATACAGTAAGATCACcaagttgttttttatgcatgttttgctttaactttgaaattaaaggcaaaaatagGAGAAACAGTTGGAAACATGCTGTTTAAATGAATGTAACAGTATCGGAAGTaaatttttacgtccgacacctagattttaataaaaaatattcacttgctattgctacaaaatgaaaataggttaaatcaatgagattgaaaatcttgctttgtacccaaaaaaacatgtatgtagctttaaaattatctcAGCATAATCAATCGCACATTTTGatgtcggacgtaaaacacttgATGTAtcccagaggaattcttttacaaatcaaaatgaattatattttgacacattttttcaacatcaccagcaacactaTCTTTAAATGgctattcatctcaattcataatattggaatgtatttttggaaaaaatataactttgagagtcaccaaatatggtttgaagaTACTCAAGATGTTGATCTTAGTTTAACCTTCTGTAACTTATATATAACTGAAATCATCAAATTTCaaacaggcatttcaaaatatacaaatctttacctttaaaataccttatttgtttagaaattttaattttgaaaacttggtaATCTGGTTAAcattatcatggaattgcccagcgACTAGGTTATAAGAGGGTCAAAATATCTtaacaaaataatcaatattacGTTGGAAGTAAAAATGGGCTTTCATAATTAGAAACGCAAAGCTTACAGAATTTGCTCAGAAAATATAATCTAATAAGAAAAATGTACTGAAGCGTAAATCTTGTGAAGCGAAAAGTATataaattccccctcccccttttatatatatacagtcgacgctcgatataacgaccatctccgctccagagaaaaaggtctttataacgagtggtcgttataagaggtataattttaaaatatatacacagtcatcatgcatgccccgttgttccaaaaaaaaggtactttttcaaacattccagttaaatgtccaaattatttttatcataggaatttttagaaaaatcttgtgcaaaatactatgacagaatattaaattttcaagtagaaaatatagggaggaaaatgttacacacttacaaatctgctactactGCTACCattacattttctgaagataTACCCAGAAACAGATctttgcctttttagcagacgtgatttttgcaaaacattattttccgtttcagatataggtgataaattgcgttattcttgcttttcaaagaaacatttaaaagtcccttgaGAACCCCCAAATCttaaaaaccactagattcaaacaccaaactagc
This sequence is a window from Uloborus diversus isolate 005 chromosome 10, Udiv.v.3.1, whole genome shotgun sequence. Protein-coding genes within it:
- the LOC129231229 gene encoding uncharacterized protein LOC129231229, whose product is MARFLIRNLRYGDIPELINLPRSEGREMGLDPEIRTWFDVDPRGIFVAENTDDGQIAGCCCGIALSENHGYIGMYVVKQQHRGIGLGRILWDSAIARLGNRNISLSTADKMLPFYKEKAGFVLNAEWTVDLYSTLTPIMPHDSATCSDPAPLAVMIDPEGPLVQYIIRYDSSIHQYDRTSIVQSTIKEEGTLTLMALRRFSDGRFETTGYACIKRSMQGHWLIAPVYADDYETAYSLVYGLMNSLSETQRQEGIVTKLISSNSEASQLFSKFGLRRSQYRLHRLFTKEVFKIPEGKVFALQSSVFCTE